A region of Arabidopsis thaliana chromosome 5, partial sequence DNA encodes the following proteins:
- a CDS encoding Histidine kinase-, DNA gyrase B-, and HSP90-like ATPase family protein: MEPIVKQENPVTTSTLSTWKPAARNKTIPPPESVIELSSSNEGSELGENLDEIAEIQSVDRTGGDDVSGTKRARSDSIASPAKRLAVMIPDDDEEFLLSTTSGQAILALPATPCNVVAAPSSWGSCKQFWKAGDYEGTSGGDWEVSAGGFDHVRVHPKFLHSNATSHKWSLGAFAELLDNALDEVRSGATFVNVDMIQNRKDGSKMILIEDNGGGMNPEKMRHCMSLGYSAKSKLADTIGQYGNGFKTSTMRLGADVIVFSRCLGKDGKSSTQSIGLLSYTFLKSTGKEDIVVPMLDYERRDSEWCPITRSSVSDWEKNVETVVQWSPYATEEELLCQFNLMKKHGTRIIIYNLWEDDEGMLELDFDTDPHDIQLRGVNRDDKNIVMASQFPNSRHYLTYKHSLRSYASILYLKISHEFRIILRGKDVEHHNIVNDMMQTEKITYRPKEAADGCAKYSNLSAVVTIGFVKDAKHHVDVQGFNVYHKNRLIKPFWRIWNAAGSDGRGVIGVLEANFVEPAHDKQGFERTTVLSRLEARLLHMQKDYWRSKCHKIGYAKRQGRKSAKDTEKDTEDRESSPEFDPKGSASSRKRTVPSSFKTPTAAPRFNTPTAASEKFNPRSNVNGGGKGSVKVSKDIGYKSSEKGGKLGNSFSKSNKRAKPQGARAVEVTNSDDDYDCDSSPERNVTELPGKSSELPKPQSGPRTLSQLEQENNELRERLDKKEEVFLLLQKDLRRERELRKTLEAEVETLKNKLKEMDKEQASLIDVFAEDRDRRDKEEENLRIKLEEASNTIQKLIDGKARGR; the protein is encoded by the exons atgGAGCCTATCGTGAAGCAAGAGAATCCGGTAACTACTTCTACTCTCTCCACATGGAAACCCGCCGCTAGGAACAAAACCATTCCGCCGCCAGAATCCGTCATCGAACTTAGTAGTAGCAACGAAGGATCCGAGTTAGGCGAAAATCTCGACGAAATCGCTGAGATTCAAAGCGTAGACCGAACCGGTGGTGATGATGTTTCTGGAACGAAGAGAGCGCGAAGTGATTCTATAGCTTCACCGGCGAAGAGACTAGCGGTTATGATTCCGGATGATGACGAAGAGTTTTTACTATCGACTACTTCTGGACAAGCGATTTTGGCTCTTCCGGCTACGCCTTGTAACGTTGTGGCGGCGCCTTCGTCTTGGGGAAGTTGTAAGCAGTTTTGGAAAGCTGGTGATTATGAAGGAACATCTGGTGGTGATTGGGAAGTTTCTGCAG GTGGCTTTGATCATGTGAGAGTACATCCTAAGTTCCTGCATTCCAATGCAACTAGTCACAAATGGTCTCTTGGAG CTTTTGCTGAGCTTTTGGACAATGCTTTAGATGAG GTTCGTAGTGGAGCTACATTTGTTAATGTAGACATGATCCAGAACAGGAAAGATGGAAGCAAGATGATCTTAATTGAGG ACAACGGAGGTGGGATGAATCCTGAAAAGATGCGGCATTGTATGTCTCTAGGATATTCTGCCAAGAGTAAACTTGCAGATACCATTGGACAAT ATGGTAATGGATTCAAGACTAGTACAATGAGGCTTGGAGCTGATGTCATTGTTTTCTCACGTTGCCTTGGAAAAGATGGAAAGAG CTCGACGCAGAGCATTGGCCTTCTATCATATACATTTCTAAAGAGCACGGGGAAAGAGGACATAGTTGTACCCATG CTTGACTATGAAAGAAGAGATTCTGAATGGTGTCCAATAACGAGGTCTTCGGTTAGTGATTGGGAGAAAAATGTGGAAACAGTAGTTCAATGGTCGCCTTACGCTACTGAAGAAGAACTTCTTTGTCAG TTTAATCTAATGAAGAAACATGGCACAAGGATAATCATATATAACCTCTGGGAAGATGACGAAGGAATGctagaacttgattttgaCACTGATCCacat GATATCCAGCTTCGAGGGGTCAATCGGgatgataaaaatattgttatggCTTCTCAATTCCCTAACTCTAGACATTACCTGACGTACAAGCACTCACTCAGG AGTTACGCCTCTATTCTCTACCTAAAGATTTCACATGAGTTCCGTATCATTCTCCGAGGAAAAGATGTTGAGCATCACAACATAGTAAATGACATGATGCAGACCGAAAAAATTACTTACCGGCCAAAAGAAGCGGCTGATGGATGCGCTAAGTACTCAAAT TTGTCTGCTGTTGTGACCATTGGATTTGTGAAGGATGCAAAACATCATGTGGATGTGCAAGGCTTCAATGTTTACCACAAAAATCGCCTTATTAag CCATTTTGGAGGATATGGAATGCGGCAGGAAGTGATGGTCGTGGGGTCATAG GTGTCTTGGAAGCTAATTTTGTTGAGCCTGCTCATGATAAGCAAGGGTTCGAGCGCACAACAGTTTTGTCTAGACTCGAGGCACGTCTACTTCATATGCAGAAGGATTATTG GAGATCTAAATGTCACAAAATTGGATATGCGAAAAGGCAAGGCAGAAAGTCTGCTAAGGATACTGAAAAGGACACTGAAGACAGAG AATCGTCACCAGAATTTGATCCTAAAGGATCTGCCTCATCGAGGAAAAGGACCGTTCCTTCGAGCTTTAAAACTCCAACTGCTGCTCCGAGGTTTAATACTCCAACCGCAGCTTCAGAAAAATTCAACCCAAGATCAAATGTGAATGGCGGAGGAAAAGGATCTGTGAAAGTTTCTAAAGACATCGGGTATAAATCATCAGAGAAAGGTGGTAAACTTGGAAACTCCTTTTCCAAATCTAACAAACGAGCAAAGCCTCAAGGAGCCCGTGCTGTGGAGGTTACAAATAGTGATGATGACTATGATTGTGATTCTTCACCCGAAAGAAATGTTACTGAGCTGCCTGGGAAG AGTTCTGAACTACCCAAGCCTCAGTCTGGTCCGCGTACCCTGAGTCAATTGGAACAAGAGAATAATGAGTTAAGAGAGAG gctcgataaaaaagaagaagttttccTGTTACTGCAAAAGGACCTGCGACGTGAGAGAGAGCTTCGCAAGACACTTGAAGCTGAG GTTGAAACATTAAAGAACAAGTTAAAAGAAATGGACAAAGAGCAAGCGAGTTTAATCGATGTTTTCGCAGAGGATAGAGACAGACGCGACAAGGAGGAAGAAAATCTCAGAATTAAGCTAGAG GAGGCGTCGAACACAATCCAAAAGTTGATAGATGGAAAAGCTCGAGGCAGATAA
- the SWEET10 gene encoding Nodulin MtN3 family protein (Nodulin MtN3 family protein; FUNCTIONS IN: molecular_function unknown; INVOLVED IN: biological_process unknown; LOCATED IN: endomembrane system, integral to membrane, membrane; EXPRESSED IN: 13 plant structures; EXPRESSED DURING: 6 growth stages; CONTAINS InterPro DOMAIN/s: MtN3/saliva-related transmembrane protein, conserved region (InterPro:IPR018169), RAG1-activating protein 1 homologue (InterPro:IPR018179), RAG1-activating protein-1-related (InterPro:IPR004316); BEST Arabidopsis thaliana protein match is: Nodulin MtN3 family protein (TAIR:AT5G50800.1); Has 1004 Blast hits to 983 proteins in 128 species: Archae - 0; Bacteria - 22; Metazoa - 208; Fungi - 0; Plants - 622; Viruses - 0; Other Eukaryotes - 152 (source: NCBI BLink).), giving the protein MAISQAVLATVFGILGNIISFFVCLAPIPTFVRIYKRKSSEGYQSIPYVISLFSAMLWMYYAMIKKDAMMLITINSFAFVVQIVYISLFFFYAPKKEKTLTVKFVLFVDVLGFGAIFVLTYFIIHANKRVQVLGYICMVFALSVFVAPLGIIRKVIKTKSAEFMPFGLSFFLTLSAVMWFFYGLLLKDMNIALPNVLGFIFGVLQMILFLIYKKPGTKVLEPPGIKLQDISEHVVDVVRLSTMVCNSQMRTLVPQDSADMEATIDIDEKIKGDIEKNKDEKEVFLISKN; this is encoded by the exons ATGGCAATTTCACAAGCCGTCTTGGCTACTGTCTTTGGCATCCtag GGAATATCATCTCCTTTTTCGTCTGCCTTGCCCCAAT acCGACGTTCGTTCGTATATACAAGAGGAAGTCATCTGAAGGGTATCAGTCGATCCCTTACGTGATTTCTCTGTTCAGCGCGATGCTATGGATGTACTACGCAATGATCAAGAAAGATGCTATGATGTTGATCACTATCAACTCCTTTGCCTTTGTCGTACAAATCGTCTACATCtccttattcttcttctacgCTCCTAAGAAGGAAAAG ACTCTAACGGTGAAGTTCGTCCTCTTTGTGGATGTTTTGGGTTTCGGCGCAATCTTCGTGTTGACATACTTTATAATTCATGCCAATAAACGTGTTCAAGTTCTTGGATACATTTGTATGGTCTTTGCTctatctgtttttgttgctcCCCTTGGCATAATT AGGAAAGTGATCAAAACGAAGAGCGCCGAGTTCATGCCATTCggtctctccttcttcctcaccTTATCGGCTGTCATGTGGTTTTTCTACGGACTTCTCCTTAAAGACATGAACATTGCC CTGCCAAATGTTTTGGGTTTCATCTTTGGAGTACTTCAGATGATTCTTTTCTTGATCTACAAGAAACCAGGGACTAAAGTCTTGGAGCCACCAGGGATTAAGCTTCAGGACATATCTGAGCATGTAGTCGATGTTGTGAGGCTAAGTACGATGGTTTGCAACTCACAGATGAGAACTTTGGTGCCACAAGACAGTGCCGATATGGAAGCAACCATTGATATAGATGAGAAGATCAAAGGAGATATTGAGAAGAATAAGGATGAAAAAGAAGTATTTCTCATTTCTAAGAATTAA
- a CDS encoding Histidine kinase-, DNA gyrase B-, and HSP90-like ATPase family protein yields MIQNRKDGSKMILIEDNGGGMNPEKMRHCMSLGYSAKSKLADTIGQYGNGFKTSTMRLGADVIVFSRCLGKDGKSSTQSIGLLSYTFLKSTGKEDIVVPMLDYERRDSEWCPITRSSVSDWEKNVETVVQWSPYATEEELLCQFNLMKKHGTRIIIYNLWEDDEGMLELDFDTDPHDIQLRGVNRDDKNIVMASQFPNSRHYLTYKHSLRSYASILYLKISHEFRIILRGKDVEHHNIVNDMMQTEKITYRPKEAADGCAKYSNLSAVVTIGFVKDAKHHVDVQGFNVYHKNRLIKPFWRIWNAAGSDGRGVIGVLEANFVEPAHDKQGFERTTVLSRLEARLLHMQKDYWRSKCHKIGYAKRQGRKSAKDTEKDTEDRESSPEFDPKGSASSRKRTVPSSFKTPTAAPRFNTPTAASEKFNPRSNVNGGGKGSVKVSKDIGYKSSEKGGKLGNSFSKSNKRAKPQGARAVEVTNSDDDYDCDSSPERNVTELPGKSSELPKPQSGPRTLSQLEQENNELRERLDKKEEVFLLLQKDLRRERELRKTLEAEVETLKNKLKEMDKEQASLIDVFAEDRDRRDKEEENLRIKLEEASNTIQKLIDGKARGR; encoded by the exons ATGATCCAGAACAGGAAAGATGGAAGCAAGATGATCTTAATTGAGG ACAACGGAGGTGGGATGAATCCTGAAAAGATGCGGCATTGTATGTCTCTAGGATATTCTGCCAAGAGTAAACTTGCAGATACCATTGGACAAT ATGGTAATGGATTCAAGACTAGTACAATGAGGCTTGGAGCTGATGTCATTGTTTTCTCACGTTGCCTTGGAAAAGATGGAAAGAG CTCGACGCAGAGCATTGGCCTTCTATCATATACATTTCTAAAGAGCACGGGGAAAGAGGACATAGTTGTACCCATG CTTGACTATGAAAGAAGAGATTCTGAATGGTGTCCAATAACGAGGTCTTCGGTTAGTGATTGGGAGAAAAATGTGGAAACAGTAGTTCAATGGTCGCCTTACGCTACTGAAGAAGAACTTCTTTGTCAG TTTAATCTAATGAAGAAACATGGCACAAGGATAATCATATATAACCTCTGGGAAGATGACGAAGGAATGctagaacttgattttgaCACTGATCCacat GATATCCAGCTTCGAGGGGTCAATCGGgatgataaaaatattgttatggCTTCTCAATTCCCTAACTCTAGACATTACCTGACGTACAAGCACTCACTCAGG AGTTACGCCTCTATTCTCTACCTAAAGATTTCACATGAGTTCCGTATCATTCTCCGAGGAAAAGATGTTGAGCATCACAACATAGTAAATGACATGATGCAGACCGAAAAAATTACTTACCGGCCAAAAGAAGCGGCTGATGGATGCGCTAAGTACTCAAAT TTGTCTGCTGTTGTGACCATTGGATTTGTGAAGGATGCAAAACATCATGTGGATGTGCAAGGCTTCAATGTTTACCACAAAAATCGCCTTATTAag CCATTTTGGAGGATATGGAATGCGGCAGGAAGTGATGGTCGTGGGGTCATAG GTGTCTTGGAAGCTAATTTTGTTGAGCCTGCTCATGATAAGCAAGGGTTCGAGCGCACAACAGTTTTGTCTAGACTCGAGGCACGTCTACTTCATATGCAGAAGGATTATTG GAGATCTAAATGTCACAAAATTGGATATGCGAAAAGGCAAGGCAGAAAGTCTGCTAAGGATACTGAAAAGGACACTGAAGACAGAG AATCGTCACCAGAATTTGATCCTAAAGGATCTGCCTCATCGAGGAAAAGGACCGTTCCTTCGAGCTTTAAAACTCCAACTGCTGCTCCGAGGTTTAATACTCCAACCGCAGCTTCAGAAAAATTCAACCCAAGATCAAATGTGAATGGCGGAGGAAAAGGATCTGTGAAAGTTTCTAAAGACATCGGGTATAAATCATCAGAGAAAGGTGGTAAACTTGGAAACTCCTTTTCCAAATCTAACAAACGAGCAAAGCCTCAAGGAGCCCGTGCTGTGGAGGTTACAAATAGTGATGATGACTATGATTGTGATTCTTCACCCGAAAGAAATGTTACTGAGCTGCCTGGGAAG AGTTCTGAACTACCCAAGCCTCAGTCTGGTCCGCGTACCCTGAGTCAATTGGAACAAGAGAATAATGAGTTAAGAGAGAG gctcgataaaaaagaagaagttttccTGTTACTGCAAAAGGACCTGCGACGTGAGAGAGAGCTTCGCAAGACACTTGAAGCTGAG GTTGAAACATTAAAGAACAAGTTAAAAGAAATGGACAAAGAGCAAGCGAGTTTAATCGATGTTTTCGCAGAGGATAGAGACAGACGCGACAAGGAGGAAGAAAATCTCAGAATTAAGCTAGAG GAGGCGTCGAACACAATCCAAAAGTTGATAGATGGAAAAGCTCGAGGCAGATAA
- a CDS encoding Histidine kinase-, DNA gyrase B-, and HSP90-like ATPase family protein (Histidine kinase-, DNA gyrase B-, and HSP90-like ATPase family protein; FUNCTIONS IN: ATP binding; INVOLVED IN: biological_process unknown; LOCATED IN: cellular_component unknown; EXPRESSED IN: 20 plant structures; EXPRESSED DURING: 12 growth stages; CONTAINS InterPro DOMAIN/s: ATPase-like, ATP-binding domain (InterPro:IPR003594); BEST Arabidopsis thaliana protein match is: Histidine kinase-, DNA gyrase B-, and HSP90-like ATPase family protein (TAIR:AT4G24970.1); Has 1155 Blast hits to 1113 proteins in 171 species: Archae - 12; Bacteria - 57; Metazoa - 490; Fungi - 74; Plants - 241; Viruses - 3; Other Eukaryotes - 278 (source: NCBI BLink).) — MEPIVKQENPVTTSTLSTWKPAARNKTIPPPESVIELSSSNEGSELGENLDEIAEIQSVDRTGGDDVSGTKRARSDSIASPAKRLAVMIPDDDEEFLLSTTSGQAILALPATPCNVVAAPSSWGSCKQFWKAGDYEGTSGGDWEVSAGGFDHVRVHPKFLHSNATSHKWSLGAFAELLDNALDEVRSGATFVNVDMIQNRKDGSKMILIEDNGGGMNPEKMRHCMSLGYSAKSKLADTIGQYGNGFKTSTMRLGADVIVFSRCLGKDGKSSTQSIGLLSYTFLKSTGKEDIVVPMLDYERRDSEWCPITRSSVSDWEKNVETVVQWSPYATEEELLCQFNLMKKHGTRIIIYNLWEDDEGMLELDFDTDPHDIQLRGVNRDDKNIVMASQFPNSRHYLTYKHSLRSYASILYLKISHEFRIILRGKDVEHHNIVNDMMQTEKITYRPKEAADGCAKYSNLYNLKIWLLVLHVSQLSAVVTIGFVKDAKHHVDVQGFNVYHKNRLIKPFWRIWNAAGSDGRGVIGVLEANFVEPAHDKQGFERTTVLSRLEARLLHMQKDYWRSKCHKIGYAKRQGRKSAKDTEKDTEDRESSPEFDPKGSASSRKRTVPSSFKTPTAAPRFNTPTAASEKFNPRSNVNGGGKGSVKVSKDIGYKSSEKGGKLGNSFSKSNKRAKPQGARAVEVTNSDDDYDCDSSPERNVTELPGKSSELPKPQSGPRTLSQLEQENNELRERLDKKEEVFLLLQKDLRRERELRKTLEAEVETLKNKLKEMDKEQASLIDVFAEDRDRRDKEEENLRIKLEEASNTIQKLIDGKARGR; from the exons atgGAGCCTATCGTGAAGCAAGAGAATCCGGTAACTACTTCTACTCTCTCCACATGGAAACCCGCCGCTAGGAACAAAACCATTCCGCCGCCAGAATCCGTCATCGAACTTAGTAGTAGCAACGAAGGATCCGAGTTAGGCGAAAATCTCGACGAAATCGCTGAGATTCAAAGCGTAGACCGAACCGGTGGTGATGATGTTTCTGGAACGAAGAGAGCGCGAAGTGATTCTATAGCTTCACCGGCGAAGAGACTAGCGGTTATGATTCCGGATGATGACGAAGAGTTTTTACTATCGACTACTTCTGGACAAGCGATTTTGGCTCTTCCGGCTACGCCTTGTAACGTTGTGGCGGCGCCTTCGTCTTGGGGAAGTTGTAAGCAGTTTTGGAAAGCTGGTGATTATGAAGGAACATCTGGTGGTGATTGGGAAGTTTCTGCAG GTGGCTTTGATCATGTGAGAGTACATCCTAAGTTCCTGCATTCCAATGCAACTAGTCACAAATGGTCTCTTGGAG CTTTTGCTGAGCTTTTGGACAATGCTTTAGATGAG GTTCGTAGTGGAGCTACATTTGTTAATGTAGACATGATCCAGAACAGGAAAGATGGAAGCAAGATGATCTTAATTGAGG ACAACGGAGGTGGGATGAATCCTGAAAAGATGCGGCATTGTATGTCTCTAGGATATTCTGCCAAGAGTAAACTTGCAGATACCATTGGACAAT ATGGTAATGGATTCAAGACTAGTACAATGAGGCTTGGAGCTGATGTCATTGTTTTCTCACGTTGCCTTGGAAAAGATGGAAAGAG CTCGACGCAGAGCATTGGCCTTCTATCATATACATTTCTAAAGAGCACGGGGAAAGAGGACATAGTTGTACCCATG CTTGACTATGAAAGAAGAGATTCTGAATGGTGTCCAATAACGAGGTCTTCGGTTAGTGATTGGGAGAAAAATGTGGAAACAGTAGTTCAATGGTCGCCTTACGCTACTGAAGAAGAACTTCTTTGTCAG TTTAATCTAATGAAGAAACATGGCACAAGGATAATCATATATAACCTCTGGGAAGATGACGAAGGAATGctagaacttgattttgaCACTGATCCacat GATATCCAGCTTCGAGGGGTCAATCGGgatgataaaaatattgttatggCTTCTCAATTCCCTAACTCTAGACATTACCTGACGTACAAGCACTCACTCAGG AGTTACGCCTCTATTCTCTACCTAAAGATTTCACATGAGTTCCGTATCATTCTCCGAGGAAAAGATGTTGAGCATCACAACATAGTAAATGACATGATGCAGACCGAAAAAATTACTTACCGGCCAAAAGAAGCGGCTGATGGATGCGCTAAGTACTCAAAT CTTTATAACTTAAAAATTTGGCTGCTTGTGCTACATGTTTCACAGTTGTCTGCTGTTGTGACCATTGGATTTGTGAAGGATGCAAAACATCATGTGGATGTGCAAGGCTTCAATGTTTACCACAAAAATCGCCTTATTAag CCATTTTGGAGGATATGGAATGCGGCAGGAAGTGATGGTCGTGGGGTCATAG GTGTCTTGGAAGCTAATTTTGTTGAGCCTGCTCATGATAAGCAAGGGTTCGAGCGCACAACAGTTTTGTCTAGACTCGAGGCACGTCTACTTCATATGCAGAAGGATTATTG GAGATCTAAATGTCACAAAATTGGATATGCGAAAAGGCAAGGCAGAAAGTCTGCTAAGGATACTGAAAAGGACACTGAAGACAGAG AATCGTCACCAGAATTTGATCCTAAAGGATCTGCCTCATCGAGGAAAAGGACCGTTCCTTCGAGCTTTAAAACTCCAACTGCTGCTCCGAGGTTTAATACTCCAACCGCAGCTTCAGAAAAATTCAACCCAAGATCAAATGTGAATGGCGGAGGAAAAGGATCTGTGAAAGTTTCTAAAGACATCGGGTATAAATCATCAGAGAAAGGTGGTAAACTTGGAAACTCCTTTTCCAAATCTAACAAACGAGCAAAGCCTCAAGGAGCCCGTGCTGTGGAGGTTACAAATAGTGATGATGACTATGATTGTGATTCTTCACCCGAAAGAAATGTTACTGAGCTGCCTGGGAAG AGTTCTGAACTACCCAAGCCTCAGTCTGGTCCGCGTACCCTGAGTCAATTGGAACAAGAGAATAATGAGTTAAGAGAGAG gctcgataaaaaagaagaagttttccTGTTACTGCAAAAGGACCTGCGACGTGAGAGAGAGCTTCGCAAGACACTTGAAGCTGAG GTTGAAACATTAAAGAACAAGTTAAAAGAAATGGACAAAGAGCAAGCGAGTTTAATCGATGTTTTCGCAGAGGATAGAGACAGACGCGACAAGGAGGAAGAAAATCTCAGAATTAAGCTAGAG GAGGCGTCGAACACAATCCAAAAGTTGATAGATGGAAAAGCTCGAGGCAGATAA